The following nucleotide sequence is from Thermoanaerobaculia bacterium.
GTCCGGCTCGATGCATCGTCGCGCCCACCTACGATCTGTAGTCCGCGTTGAGGGAAACGTAGTCGTGCCCCAGGTCGCTGGCCAGCACGGTCGCCGACGCCTTTCCCGCCCCGAGGTCGGCGAGGACCGGCACCCGTTCCCTCGCGAAGACCCGGGCGGCATCCCGTTCCCGGTAGGAAGCCGCGGCGCCTTCCACGACGAGGCGAACCGGCCCGGCGGAGAGCTCCACTCGGCCCGTCGAGACCCGGGCGCCGCTCCGGCCGATCGCCGCGAGGATGCGCCCCCAGTTCGGGTCGCCGCCGTGGAGCGCGGTCTTCACGAGGGGCGACGTCGCGATCGCGTTGGCCGCGAGCTTCGCCTCTTTCGCCGTCGCGGCGCCGCGAACCGTGATCTCCATCACGCGCGTCGCCCCCTCGCCGTCCCGCACGATCCGCCACGCGAGCTCCCCGCAGACGGTCGCGAGCGCCCGGCGGAAGTCGTCGCCGTCTTCGCCTGCGAGCGGCTCGTTCCCGAGGCGCCCGGAGGCCATGAGGAGAACGCTGTCGTTGGTGGACGTGTCGCCGTCCACGGAAATCGCGTTGAACGTCGAATCGACCGCTTCCCGGAGCGCCCGGCGCAGGTATTCCGGCGTGGCCGCGACGTCCGTCATCACGAACCCGAGCATGGTCGCGAGGTTCGGATGGATCATCCCCGCGCCCTTCGCGAAGCCGACGATGCGGCCGCGCCGGGGCCCCAGCCGGAACGTCGCCGACGCGACCTTCGGTCCGGTGTCGGTCGTCAGGATCGCGAGCGAGGCGGCGTCGATGCCTCCGGAAGAGAGCCGGGCCACCGCGTCCGGCAGCGCCGCCCGGATCTTCTCGTCCGGGAGGAGGACGCCGATCACGCCGGTGGAGGCGAGAAAGACTTCGGAAGGCGGACAGCCGAGGAGGGCGGCCGTCCGCTGGCGGACTCGCGCCGCGGCCCGGGTTCCTTCCGCTCCCGTGATCGCGTTCGCGCAGCCGGAGTTGACGACGACCGCGCGGACGCGGCCGCCACTCCGGCGGAGCGCCGTCCGCGAGAGCTCGACGGGCGCGGCCGAGAAGCGGTTCTTCGTGAAGACGGCCGCCGCCGCCGACGCGCCCCCCTCGGAGACGATGAGCGCCAGGTCGGGACGCTTCTTCCGGATGCCGCTCCGGACTCCGCTCGCGAGGAACCCCTTCGGCAGCCTCATCGTCCCTCCTCCTTCCCGATCCTCCGCCGGGCCGCGCGCGCGGCCTGCCGCACCCGCGCCGGGGACGCGCCTCCCAGGACGCGGCGCTTCGCGAGCGACCGATCCAGGTCGAGAGCCGCGAGATCACGCGGCAGGATGCCGGGAGAAGGCGGGATCTCCGCCAGCCCGCGTCCGGACGCCAGTGCCTCCGCGACGTGGCGGCCGACCCGCGCGTGCGCTTCCCGGAACGGCACGCCCCGCGCCGCGAGGGCGTCGGCGAGCTCGGCCGCGAGAATGGCTCCCCCTTCCGCGGCCGCCCGCATCCTCGGCCGGTCGAGCGCGAGCCCGCCGACGAGCGCGGCGAGCGCGGGGAGAGCGGCGCCGAGCACCGCGCGCATCCGGAAGAGCGGCTCCTTGTCGAGCTGGAGGTCCTTGTCGTACGCGAGCGGAAGGCCCTTGAGAACCGCCAGGAACCCGGCGAGCTCGCCGACCGCGCGCCCCGCGTGGCCCCGCACGAGCTCGAGGACGTCGGGATTCTTCTTGTGCGGGAGCCTCGACGACCCGGTCGCGAGCGCGTCGGGCAGCTCGACGAATCCGGCCTCGTCGGAGGAGAAGAAGATCAGATCCTCGGCCAGCCGGGAGAGGTGCGAGAGGAGCAGCGCTCCCGCATAGAGATAATCCGCCGCTCCGTCCCGGTCGGAAACCGCGTCGAGCGAGTTCGCCGTCGGCCGCGCGAATTCGAGCTCCCGCGCGAGCGTCGCCCGGTCCACGGCGACCGGCGACCCCGAGAGCGCCCCGGATCCGAGGG
It contains:
- the argJ gene encoding bifunctional glutamate N-acetyltransferase/amino-acid acetyltransferase ArgJ, which produces MRLPKGFLASGVRSGIRKKRPDLALIVSEGGASAAAAVFTKNRFSAAPVELSRTALRRSGGRVRAVVVNSGCANAITGAEGTRAAARVRQRTAALLGCPPSEVFLASTGVIGVLLPDEKIRAALPDAVARLSSGGIDAASLAILTTDTGPKVASATFRLGPRRGRIVGFAKGAGMIHPNLATMLGFVMTDVAATPEYLRRALREAVDSTFNAISVDGDTSTNDSVLLMASGRLGNEPLAGEDGDDFRRALATVCGELAWRIVRDGEGATRVMEITVRGAATAKEAKLAANAIATSPLVKTALHGGDPNWGRILAAIGRSGARVSTGRVELSAGPVRLVVEGAAASYRERDAARVFARERVPVLADLGAGKASATVLASDLGHDYVSLNADYRS
- the argH gene encoding argininosuccinate lyase, producing MAKDRRGRKAPRSPVPRASAERRDLWGGRFADRPSEELRRFNDSFAFDRELLAHDVRGSIAWAGALRRAGAITRAEQTRLARALERVARAGAPAAPADHEDVHAFVEASIAKTSGKAAGKLHTGRSRNDQVATDLRLWLREAFREARAHVLSIAAVLARRGEEEAATAMPGYTHAKRAEPVTFGHWCLAYVEMLLRDASRLREAAARADECPLGSGALSGSPVAVDRATLARELEFARPTANSLDAVSDRDGAADYLYAGALLLSHLSRLAEDLIFFSSDEAGFVELPDALATGSSRLPHKKNPDVLELVRGHAGRAVGELAGFLAVLKGLPLAYDKDLQLDKEPLFRMRAVLGAALPALAALVGGLALDRPRMRAAAEGGAILAAELADALAARGVPFREAHARVGRHVAEALASGRGLAEIPPSPGILPRDLAALDLDRSLAKRRVLGGASPARVRQAARAARRRIGKEEGR